The following coding sequences are from one Capsicum annuum cultivar UCD-10X-F1 chromosome 3, UCD10Xv1.1, whole genome shotgun sequence window:
- the LOC124896630 gene encoding uncharacterized protein LOC124896630 — MSKVAKVDQRVKEYLEDAGSEKWSRCHSPVKSAGSYLYCVYELGQRYIIDIERGTCNYGRYQIDKIPCPHEITVLKSKNMDVKDYGRYCSELNRPNTIVKTYELPIVSMSEKKDCNVPGFVDDEEVLPPKYRRPPSRPKKGRYLKSSESPSSRLNHCGKCRRADHNRRTCNFFPMKS; from the exons atgtcaAAGGTTGCTAAGGTTGATCAAAGAGTTAAGGAATATCTGGAGGATGCTGGGTCTGAAAAATGGTCTCGATGTCACTCGCCT GTTAAGTCAGCAGGTAGTTATCTTTATTGTGTATATGAATTGGGACAGCGGTACATTATCGATATTGAGCGTGGCACGTGCAATTATGGTCGGTATCAAATTGATAAAATACCGTGTCCACACGAAATTACCGtattgaaaagtaaaaatatggaTGTAAAGGATTATGGTCGTTATTGCTCTGAATTGAACAGGCCAAACACCATAGTCAAGACATATGAACTCCCGATAGTTTCAATGTCAGAAAAAAAGGATTGCAATGTTCCAGGttttgttgatgatgaagaagTTTTGCCGCCCAAATATAGAAGACCGCCTAGTAGACCAAAAAAAGGAAGATATTTGAAATCAAGTGAATCACCGTCTTCAAGGTTGAACCATTGTGGTAAATGCAGACGAGCCGATCACAATCGGAGGACGTGCAATTTCTTTCCAATGAAATCATGA